Proteins from a genomic interval of Nocardioidaceae bacterium:
- a CDS encoding sortase has product MSDTLRAHGNLARTSVVVAVATLGWVLSACGAPGARDGLAEPAYAGLVEPLAAPGAVVDRPAPGEAGPGLPGPLAARTWDRALRVGAPGGDPGALTVAPASPESDPAPGTARTGTPDRSAERTRPGSAISLPTGVGEDDYGTVAAPVRVEIPRVGIESDLDDLGLQGDGELEAPPRWGTAGWFAGGPRPGERGPAVIAGHLDSPFGAAVFASLPLLVPGDTVRVTDALGRAHVFEVTRVARTPKQGFPTREVYGAVPGAELRLITCTGAYVPGAGGYQDNLLVFARLVR; this is encoded by the coding sequence TTGAGCGACACCCTGCGCGCGCACGGCAACCTGGCGCGTACGTCCGTGGTGGTCGCCGTGGCGACGCTCGGGTGGGTGCTGTCCGCGTGCGGCGCACCAGGTGCGCGTGACGGCCTCGCCGAGCCCGCGTACGCCGGCCTCGTCGAGCCGCTGGCGGCCCCCGGCGCCGTGGTGGACCGGCCGGCACCCGGGGAGGCGGGCCCGGGTCTGCCCGGGCCGCTCGCCGCACGCACCTGGGACCGGGCGTTGCGCGTCGGGGCGCCCGGGGGCGATCCCGGCGCGCTCACGGTGGCGCCCGCGAGCCCCGAGTCGGACCCTGCACCGGGCACGGCGCGGACGGGGACACCCGACCGGTCGGCCGAACGCACCCGACCGGGCTCGGCCATCTCGCTGCCGACAGGTGTCGGGGAGGACGACTACGGCACCGTCGCCGCTCCCGTCCGGGTCGAGATCCCGCGCGTCGGCATCGAGTCCGACCTCGACGACCTCGGGCTGCAGGGTGACGGCGAGCTGGAAGCTCCTCCGCGGTGGGGAACGGCGGGCTGGTTCGCGGGCGGACCGCGACCGGGGGAGCGTGGCCCGGCGGTGATCGCCGGACATCTCGACTCCCCGTTCGGTGCAGCGGTCTTCGCCTCGCTGCCGCTCCTGGTCCCCGGCGACACCGTCCGCGTGACCGACGCGCTGGGTCGGGCCCACGTCTTCGAGGTCACCCGCGTCGCACGGACGCCGAAGCAGGGTTTCCCGACCCGTGAGGTGTACGGCGCGGTGCCCGGCGCCGAGCTGCGCCTGATCACGTGCACCGGCGCGTACGTGCCGGGGGCGGGGGGCTATCAGGACAACCTGCTGGTGTTCGCCAGACTGGTGCGGTGA
- a CDS encoding DUF4397 domain-containing protein — MTDPHRRPGLLRRLAPRAVALAAAALVATAVPALAAPGDDEALVRAGHLSVGVGEADVWMVPFSGGDPMVLRGIAYRDVTDYAPVDPGQYTVSVRPAGARANSTPMISATVDLGAGTATSVFAVGDKDEIRGRVFTDDLSAPPRGEAKVRLISAAHDGQSINAQLVGGPDLGDDIQVGDASPYYDVEARDWTAKLEVSGVQAANLSRTVTVQGGGVYTVLVLPDEAGGLQLKAIADATGSQTMPAQGTGVDTGGGALAPADSAQGVPLSGLGAIAALVVLASTAGTLALRRERADRR, encoded by the coding sequence ATGACCGACCCCCACCGCCGTCCCGGCCTGCTGCGTCGCCTGGCGCCCCGTGCCGTCGCCCTCGCCGCCGCGGCGCTGGTCGCGACCGCCGTGCCCGCGCTCGCAGCACCCGGGGACGACGAGGCCCTCGTCCGTGCCGGCCACCTCTCGGTCGGCGTCGGCGAGGCCGACGTGTGGATGGTCCCCTTCAGCGGCGGGGACCCGATGGTCCTGCGCGGCATCGCCTACCGCGACGTCACCGACTACGCCCCGGTCGACCCCGGCCAGTACACGGTCTCGGTGCGTCCCGCCGGTGCACGCGCCAACTCGACCCCGATGATCTCCGCGACCGTCGACCTCGGAGCCGGCACCGCCACCAGCGTCTTCGCGGTCGGCGACAAGGACGAGATCCGTGGTCGCGTCTTCACCGACGACCTCTCGGCGCCGCCCCGCGGCGAGGCGAAGGTCCGGCTGATCTCGGCCGCTCACGACGGTCAGTCGATCAACGCGCAGCTCGTCGGCGGTCCCGACCTCGGCGACGACATCCAGGTCGGCGACGCGAGCCCGTACTACGACGTCGAGGCCCGTGACTGGACCGCGAAGCTGGAGGTCTCCGGCGTGCAGGCCGCGAACCTCAGCCGCACCGTCACCGTGCAGGGCGGCGGCGTCTACACCGTGCTGGTGCTCCCCGACGAGGCCGGTGGCCTCCAGCTGAAGGCGATCGCCGACGCCACGGGATCGCAGACCATGCCCGCCCAGGGCACCGGTGTCGACACCGGCGGCGGCGCCCTCGCCCCGGCCGACTCCGCCCAGGGCGTCCCGCTGAGCGGTCTCGGCGCGATCGCGGCCCTGGTGGTGCTCGCCAGCACCGCCGGCACCCTCGCGCTGCGCAGGGAGCGCGCCGACCGCCGTTGA